The Psychrobacter sp. LV10R520-6 genome includes a region encoding these proteins:
- a CDS encoding mechanosensitive ion channel family protein, whose translation MTAYFDHHSIRRQLLAWGQCLLLISFFYGLPVYAAGEELAGVVNVLEIESTQLTAEPTTPPSVSNDSANSSSSGDPTNNVSNSSALPTSPAPTTPPPSISGESTNNAQIETTPTLQKDDDIRQRISGIFSEIEGLKTVNVSVTQGVVTLTGETPNEEKAQQAINLTNRLTDVVTVDDKIDRTLDVQDNVTTVYQGLKNQGKTLIKALPLLFVGIIIFGMVTWFGSWLSNRKKMWQHLTPNPFVAELLSQTVKVIFIIVGLILALSLIGAETILGTLLGGAGVIGIAVGFAVKDTIENYIASLMLSIRQPFRARDQIVINGQEGIVVRLTSRATILMTLDGNQLRIPNAEVFKSTILNYTKNPERRFTFELGVDANDDPLAAIKVGLDAICTLDFVLAKPKAIAIITEVGDSNIVLEFQVWVDQSETDFLKARSIAIRETKHALENEGFSLPEPIYRLRFNHKLEKAFEHMQNINSTGKASPEITVTSATPAQVDEAHNENTVDDNDKKQAKARAKHILQGRDADDVLDARPDEKLMEKVEQEIAENSDETDLLDKNSPQE comes from the coding sequence ATGACCGCTTATTTTGACCACCACTCTATACGCAGGCAATTGCTTGCGTGGGGTCAATGTTTATTGCTTATAAGCTTCTTTTATGGACTGCCAGTTTACGCAGCGGGTGAGGAACTGGCAGGCGTAGTAAACGTATTGGAGATAGAAAGTACCCAATTAACTGCTGAGCCAACCACGCCACCTAGTGTTTCTAACGATTCGGCTAACAGCTCTTCTAGTGGAGACCCTACTAATAATGTTTCAAATAGCAGCGCATTACCTACATCGCCTGCGCCAACTACGCCGCCGCCTAGCATAAGTGGTGAGAGCACCAATAACGCCCAGATTGAAACCACACCCACGCTGCAAAAAGACGATGACATTCGTCAACGTATCAGTGGTATTTTTTCTGAAATTGAAGGTTTAAAAACTGTTAATGTCAGCGTCACTCAAGGCGTGGTGACTTTAACCGGCGAGACACCAAACGAGGAAAAAGCTCAACAGGCTATCAATCTTACGAATCGTTTGACTGACGTCGTTACCGTAGATGACAAAATCGATCGTACTCTAGATGTACAAGACAACGTTACCACTGTATATCAAGGTTTAAAAAATCAGGGCAAAACGCTAATCAAAGCCTTGCCGTTGCTTTTTGTCGGCATCATCATTTTCGGTATGGTTACCTGGTTCGGCAGTTGGTTGTCCAACCGAAAGAAAATGTGGCAGCACCTGACACCCAATCCATTCGTGGCTGAACTGTTGTCACAAACGGTCAAAGTAATATTTATTATTGTCGGTTTAATTTTAGCTTTAAGTTTGATTGGCGCAGAAACCATTTTGGGAACACTACTTGGTGGTGCTGGTGTCATTGGTATCGCCGTCGGTTTTGCGGTAAAAGATACTATTGAAAACTACATTGCCTCCTTGATGCTCAGTATCCGTCAGCCATTTCGCGCGCGTGATCAAATTGTGATTAATGGGCAAGAAGGTATTGTGGTACGCTTGACTTCAAGGGCAACGATTTTAATGACCTTAGATGGTAATCAGCTGCGTATACCTAACGCTGAAGTTTTTAAAAGTACGATATTAAATTATACCAAAAACCCTGAACGCCGCTTTACTTTCGAGTTGGGCGTGGATGCTAATGATGATCCACTTGCAGCTATCAAAGTTGGCCTTGATGCAATATGCACGTTAGATTTTGTCTTAGCGAAGCCCAAGGCCATTGCAATTATCACTGAGGTTGGCGACTCCAACATTGTTCTTGAGTTTCAAGTGTGGGTCGACCAATCAGAGACCGACTTTTTGAAAGCACGCAGTATTGCCATTCGTGAAACTAAGCACGCTTTAGAGAATGAAGGCTTCAGCTTACCTGAACCTATTTACCGACTACGTTTTAATCACAAGTTAGAAAAAGCCTTTGAGCATATGCAAAATATTAATAGTACGGGTAAGGCCAGTCCTGAAATCACTGTTACATCGGCTACACCTGCACAGGTGGATGAGGCACATAATGAGAACACAGTGGATGATAACGATAAAAAGCAGGCCAAAGCGCGCGCGAAACATATCTTACAAGGGCGTGATGCCGATGACGTACTTGATGCGCGTCCCGATGAAAAGCTGATGGAGAAAGTTGAACAAGAGATTGCCGAAAATTCTGATGAGACTGATTTATTGGATAAAAATAGTCCGCAAGAGTAG
- a CDS encoding Na(+)-translocating NADH-quinone reductase subunit C gives MSKPKSNNMKTIRVALTLCLVCSVLVSAAAVGLKPAQIENARLDRNKNILVAAGMFDPDSDTNEDVAERFKNFDVEIVNLNKGNYLDDDALKAVGIADRNTYDVNQATKNQALSVDLGDNDPASIGRKPKYAKVYVKNDDAGQPEMVVLPIQGYGLWGTIYGFLTLEGDMNTIKGISFYEHKETPGLGARIEEPKWRAMWQGIHSYDESGAVATGVATSGSKENWVDGISGATLTSRGVSNMIQFWLGEQGYKPYLDHVREETGQTIDNTDVQAKQVSYKNLGQSSYQNSHQNSRQNLAQQQTHPVTELASIAPAANGKEA, from the coding sequence ATGTCCAAGCCCAAAAGTAATAATATGAAAACCATCAGGGTGGCATTGACGCTATGCTTGGTGTGTTCCGTATTGGTTTCAGCAGCAGCCGTCGGTCTCAAGCCGGCGCAAATCGAAAACGCTCGTTTGGACCGTAATAAAAACATCTTGGTAGCGGCAGGTATGTTTGACCCAGATTCTGATACCAATGAAGATGTCGCTGAGCGTTTTAAAAACTTCGATGTTGAAATCGTGAACTTAAATAAAGGCAATTACTTAGATGATGACGCGCTAAAGGCAGTCGGTATTGCAGATCGTAATACTTATGATGTCAATCAGGCGACTAAAAATCAGGCACTGAGCGTAGATTTAGGGGATAACGATCCGGCGAGTATTGGTCGTAAGCCTAAATACGCTAAAGTCTACGTAAAAAATGACGATGCTGGTCAACCTGAAATGGTGGTACTGCCAATTCAAGGCTATGGCCTATGGGGCACTATCTATGGTTTCTTGACCCTTGAAGGCGATATGAATACTATCAAAGGTATTAGCTTTTATGAGCATAAAGAAACCCCGGGCTTAGGGGCTCGTATTGAAGAGCCAAAATGGCGCGCGATGTGGCAAGGTATCCACTCTTATGATGAGAGCGGTGCTGTTGCAACGGGTGTTGCTACTTCAGGTTCAAAAGAAAATTGGGTCGATGGTATCAGTGGTGCAACTCTGACCAGTCGTGGCGTCAGTAACATGATTCAGTTTTGGTTGGGTGAGCAAGGGTACAAGCCTTATTTAGATCATGTGCGTGAAGAAACCGGTCAGACGATTGACAATACTGACGTACAAGCAAAGCAAGTCTCATATAAAAATCTAGGTCAAAGCTCATATCAAAACTCACATCAAAACTCACGTCAAAACCTAGCTCAACAACAGACGCATCCCGTAACCGAGCTGGCATCTATAGCACCAGCAGCAAACGGAAAGGAGGCTTAA
- the hisA gene encoding 1-(5-phosphoribosyl)-5-[(5-phosphoribosylamino)methylideneamino]imidazole-4-carboxamide isomerase gives MCAVPVIIPAIDLKDGKCVRLKQGRMEDDTVFSDDPVAIAARWVKEGARRLHLVDLNGAFDGVPVHKSVVHDIAKAFPKLPIQLGGGVRNMHTIEQYITAGLTYIIIGTKAVEDPAFVAEACREFAGHIIVGIDAKDGMVATHGWANVTDTKATELAKRFADVGVSSIVYTDIARDGMMQGVNVEQTVTLAREGGLPVIASGGVTDMQDIKLLKPYGDCIEGIITGRAIYEGTLDLGEAQSYLDSNK, from the coding sequence ATGTGTGCTGTGCCTGTCATTATTCCAGCTATTGATCTAAAAGATGGTAAGTGTGTGCGATTAAAACAAGGCCGTATGGAAGATGATACGGTTTTTTCTGATGACCCAGTAGCGATAGCAGCGCGCTGGGTAAAAGAAGGCGCACGGCGGCTACATTTGGTTGATTTAAATGGTGCATTTGATGGTGTACCGGTTCATAAAAGCGTGGTTCATGATATTGCCAAAGCTTTTCCTAAGCTGCCTATCCAGCTTGGAGGCGGTGTCCGTAATATGCATACCATTGAGCAGTATATCACCGCTGGTTTGACCTATATTATCATCGGTACTAAGGCGGTCGAAGATCCTGCGTTCGTTGCTGAGGCTTGCCGCGAATTTGCCGGACATATTATCGTTGGTATCGATGCTAAAGATGGCATGGTGGCCACTCATGGTTGGGCAAATGTCACCGATACTAAGGCAACAGAACTTGCCAAGCGCTTTGCTGATGTTGGTGTATCTTCAATCGTCTATACTGATATTGCTCGTGATGGCATGATGCAAGGCGTCAATGTTGAGCAAACGGTTACTCTAGCGCGTGAAGGTGGTCTACCCGTCATTGCTTCAGGTGGCGTCACTGATATGCAAGATATCAAATTACTTAAGCCTTATGGCGACTGTATCGAAGGTATTATCACTGGTCGTGCCATTTATGAGGGCACGTTAGATCTCGGTGAGGCACAAAGCTATTTGGACAGTAACAAATAG
- a CDS encoding NADH:ubiquinone reductase (Na(+)-transporting) subunit B, whose translation MKFLHNMFDRMEPSFTKGGKHEKYYALFEMFDTFLRQPDSTTFTSSHVRDGIDLKRIMITVWMCTFPAMFWGMYNVGHQALTAIAELGLQADGWRTVVTSMAGYNPDSIWACFVYGAMQFLPIYIVTFAVGISCEIIFAVVRGHEVNEGFFVTSVLYALIMPPDIPLWQVALGIIFGVVVAKEVFGGTGKNFLNPALSGRAFLYFAYPAYMSGDSVWTAVDGFSGATPLGLAALGVTPDKFVDIYGQAITWSDAFFGNIQGSIGEVSTFAILFGAAVLLWTRIASWRIMSGCVIGLIATSLIFNMIGSEDNLMMNLPFYWHLVIGGFAFGAVFMATDPVSAAHTNKGRWAYGILIGFMTVLIRVVNPAFPEGIMLAILFANLFAPLFDYFVTQANIKRQTARRVRYVQAQK comes from the coding sequence ATGAAATTTTTACACAACATGTTCGATCGTATGGAGCCGTCCTTTACTAAGGGTGGCAAACACGAAAAATACTATGCTCTCTTTGAGATGTTTGATACCTTTTTACGTCAACCAGACTCAACGACTTTTACTTCATCACACGTGCGTGACGGTATCGACCTTAAGCGTATTATGATCACCGTATGGATGTGTACCTTCCCAGCCATGTTTTGGGGTATGTACAACGTCGGTCATCAAGCATTGACTGCCATAGCAGAACTGGGTCTACAAGCTGATGGTTGGCGTACTGTCGTCACCAGTATGGCAGGCTATAATCCAGATAGTATCTGGGCTTGCTTTGTCTATGGGGCCATGCAGTTTTTACCGATTTATATCGTCACTTTTGCAGTAGGTATTTCCTGTGAAATTATCTTTGCCGTAGTTCGCGGTCATGAAGTGAACGAAGGCTTCTTTGTGACCTCAGTACTATATGCGTTGATTATGCCGCCAGATATTCCATTGTGGCAAGTCGCCTTGGGGATTATCTTTGGGGTAGTCGTGGCCAAAGAGGTATTTGGCGGTACCGGTAAAAACTTCCTGAACCCTGCCCTATCGGGTCGTGCGTTTCTATATTTTGCCTATCCTGCCTATATGTCAGGTGACTCAGTATGGACCGCCGTTGATGGCTTCTCAGGAGCCACACCACTTGGCTTAGCGGCTCTTGGGGTGACACCAGACAAATTCGTTGATATTTATGGTCAGGCGATTACTTGGAGCGATGCCTTTTTTGGCAATATCCAAGGGAGTATTGGTGAAGTATCGACCTTTGCTATTTTATTTGGTGCCGCTGTTCTACTGTGGACGCGCATTGCCTCATGGCGCATCATGTCAGGTTGTGTCATTGGTCTGATTGCTACTTCACTTATCTTTAATATGATTGGTTCTGAAGACAACCTTATGATGAATTTGCCGTTCTATTGGCACTTAGTCATTGGAGGTTTTGCGTTTGGTGCGGTGTTTATGGCAACCGACCCTGTGTCAGCTGCCCATACCAATAAAGGCCGCTGGGCTTATGGTATCTTAATCGGCTTTATGACCGTATTAATTCGGGTAGTCAACCCAGCATTCCCAGAAGGCATCATGCTCGCTATTCTTTTTGCCAACTTATTTGCCCCATTGTTTGACTATTTTGTCACCCAAGCAAATATCAAACGCCAAACAGCACGGAGGGTTCGCTATGTCCAAGCCCAAAAGTAA
- a CDS encoding toxic anion resistance protein: MQELTPPENANVPSISLTPPAAVKEVQKSEADQMVTLDESQIPELDAKVDAFVDHVLTSSVHSPEFKENVQSIHNLGSKEIRESAQISNRMLELPAKSLNDSLFDNSPIAKSLTELRGIVEDLDPSKKELTSSRKLFGLIPYGNKVQDYFRQYESAQSHINAVVTSLYNGKDELLKDNAMIEQEKVNMWDLMQSIRQYVYVGKKIDEQLEQKIYAIEDTDPEKARIIKEEMLFYVRQKNTDFLTQLAVNVQGYLALDTIRRNNLELIKGVDRATTTTVSALRTAVIVAQAMTNQKLVLDQITALNKTTSSLIESTSAMLKRQSGEIHEQATSSTIELDKLQNAFNNVYDTMDMISNYKIEALENMKQTVNTLTTEVDKAQKYLDKSNQTTVLEVSKELDSKKVTDKSNSGNIDI; this comes from the coding sequence ATGCAAGAGCTGACCCCACCAGAAAACGCTAATGTCCCAAGCATTTCGCTAACACCACCCGCAGCAGTAAAAGAAGTACAAAAAAGTGAGGCGGATCAGATGGTCACGCTAGACGAAAGCCAAATTCCAGAGCTCGATGCCAAAGTTGATGCTTTTGTAGATCATGTCCTTACTAGCTCTGTTCACAGTCCTGAATTTAAAGAAAACGTGCAATCTATCCATAATTTAGGTAGTAAAGAGATACGTGAATCCGCGCAAATCTCCAATCGGATGTTAGAGCTACCGGCTAAAAGCCTTAATGATAGCTTGTTTGATAACTCGCCAATTGCAAAGTCGCTGACTGAGCTGCGTGGTATCGTCGAGGACTTAGACCCCAGCAAAAAAGAGTTGACCAGCTCACGCAAATTGTTTGGTTTGATTCCTTATGGCAATAAAGTACAGGATTACTTTCGCCAGTATGAATCAGCACAATCACACATCAATGCGGTAGTGACCAGCTTATATAACGGTAAAGATGAGCTACTTAAAGACAATGCGATGATTGAGCAAGAAAAAGTCAATATGTGGGACTTGATGCAGTCTATTCGTCAATATGTCTACGTTGGCAAAAAAATTGATGAGCAGCTTGAACAAAAAATTTATGCGATTGAAGACACTGATCCTGAAAAAGCGCGTATCATTAAAGAAGAAATGCTGTTTTATGTCCGCCAAAAAAACACAGATTTTTTGACCCAATTAGCAGTCAATGTGCAGGGCTATCTAGCCCTTGATACTATTCGTAGAAATAACTTAGAGCTAATTAAAGGGGTGGACCGAGCCACCACTACCACCGTCTCAGCTTTACGTACAGCGGTGATCGTGGCTCAAGCAATGACCAACCAAAAGCTGGTGCTTGATCAAATTACAGCGTTAAATAAAACCACCAGCAGCTTGATTGAGTCTACTTCTGCGATGCTCAAGCGTCAGTCGGGTGAGATTCATGAGCAAGCAACTAGCAGTACGATTGAGCTTGATAAATTACAAAATGCCTTCAATAACGTCTATGACACTATGGATATGATTAGTAACTATAAGATTGAAGCGCTAGAAAATATGAAGCAAACCGTCAATACTTTGACCACAGAAGTGGATAAAGCGCAAAAATATTTAGATAAATCGAACCAGACTACGGTGCTTGAAGTCTCGAAAGAATTGGACAGTAAAAAGGTAACGGATAAGTCCAATTCTGGTAATATTGATATTTAA
- the rnr gene encoding ribonuclease R, with product MSWNDPNASAEAQKYDNPVPSRELILSTINEQGELTHQQLAKAFNIDDPDQFDALGNRLKAMARDGQVNHDGRPYRYRTVTQQDVVSGTVSAHAKGFGFVLLSDMPDLFLHEKQMRWVFNGDKVNAIGTSTDNRGRTEGRIVEVTERHQNQFIGTLAQDEDGYCVELGSPNNHQPITVTNDSVQALGAKLGNPVKVDVIDWPNQHEFATGKITELLNDDNDRELIIETTLLNYDIPSEFSEAVLKQANDYQEPTEKDLKGRTDLRELPLVTIDGADARDFDDAVFAEKRSGGNYRVLVAIADVSYYVTPKSALDQEAYERGTSVYFPHRVIPMLPEVLSNGLCSLNPDVDRLCMVADIKVSRAGKVTGYEFYPAVMNSQARLTYDQVNDYFTNPKDDSIPKSLTDNKAVKKSVDTLHQLYDLLLKKREERHAMEFETVETYIKFDEKGGIAAILPRTRGDAHKLIEECMLLANTCAANFALKHELPVLYRNHDKPDGEKSMRIHEFAKNFGLSFPEENPTQADYQHIIEATKDRPDAISVHSMLLRSMMQAKYAPDNIGHFGLAYDEYSHFTSPIRRYPDLMLHRALKAKVTNSKQPDMEFSLEGAGTQTSDTERRAEKASRYVESWLKCHYMKDHVGEEFDGVVTTVTNFGLFVTLKDLYIDGLVHISNVGDDFFVYDERQQQLVGKDKGTLFGLGDSVRVKVAGVNMDLLQIDFDLKAKLQSSEMNQTEASPAKKKRRRSGSNSNGNSKKD from the coding sequence ATGAGTTGGAATGATCCAAACGCCTCGGCTGAAGCACAAAAATATGACAACCCTGTTCCCAGTCGCGAGCTGATATTAAGTACGATTAACGAACAGGGTGAACTCACACATCAACAGCTGGCAAAAGCTTTTAACATCGATGATCCTGATCAGTTCGATGCTCTAGGCAATCGTCTAAAAGCAATGGCTCGTGATGGCCAAGTTAATCACGACGGCCGTCCTTATCGCTATCGCACAGTGACGCAACAGGATGTCGTCAGCGGCACAGTGTCTGCCCATGCCAAAGGCTTTGGCTTTGTACTGTTAAGTGATATGCCTGACTTATTCTTGCATGAAAAGCAAATGCGCTGGGTATTCAATGGTGATAAGGTCAATGCTATTGGCACGTCGACCGATAACCGCGGACGTACCGAAGGGCGTATCGTTGAGGTTACTGAGCGTCACCAAAACCAGTTTATCGGTACGCTTGCTCAAGACGAAGACGGTTATTGCGTCGAGCTGGGTAGCCCCAACAATCATCAGCCGATTACGGTTACTAATGACAGTGTGCAAGCATTGGGAGCCAAGCTTGGTAATCCAGTTAAAGTCGATGTGATCGATTGGCCCAATCAGCACGAGTTTGCCACCGGCAAAATCACTGAACTGCTTAATGATGACAATGACCGTGAATTAATTATTGAGACTACTCTACTCAACTACGATATTCCTTCTGAGTTTAGCGAAGCGGTACTTAAGCAAGCCAATGACTATCAAGAGCCAACCGAAAAAGACTTAAAAGGTCGTACTGATTTACGTGAATTACCGCTAGTTACTATTGATGGTGCAGATGCACGTGACTTTGATGATGCGGTATTCGCTGAAAAACGCAGTGGTGGTAACTATCGCGTATTAGTTGCTATTGCTGATGTTAGTTATTATGTGACGCCAAAATCTGCGCTCGATCAAGAAGCTTATGAGCGTGGTACGTCAGTATACTTCCCGCATCGCGTAATCCCGATGCTACCTGAAGTATTGTCAAATGGTCTGTGTTCATTGAACCCTGACGTTGATCGTTTGTGCATGGTTGCGGATATTAAAGTATCACGCGCTGGTAAAGTCACTGGTTATGAGTTTTATCCAGCGGTTATGAATTCACAAGCGCGTCTAACTTATGACCAAGTGAACGATTATTTTACCAATCCAAAAGATGACAGCATTCCTAAGTCGTTGACTGATAATAAAGCGGTCAAGAAATCTGTCGATACTTTGCATCAACTATATGACCTTCTCCTCAAAAAACGCGAAGAACGTCATGCGATGGAATTTGAGACCGTTGAAACTTATATCAAATTCGATGAAAAAGGGGGTATCGCGGCTATCTTACCGCGTACTCGTGGTGATGCACATAAGCTTATTGAAGAGTGCATGCTGCTTGCCAATACTTGTGCGGCAAACTTTGCGCTCAAACATGAGCTACCCGTCCTATATCGTAACCATGATAAACCTGACGGCGAAAAGTCAATGCGTATTCATGAATTCGCGAAGAACTTTGGCCTAAGCTTTCCTGAAGAGAACCCAACGCAAGCGGATTATCAGCACATTATTGAAGCCACCAAAGACCGTCCTGATGCCATCAGCGTCCATAGCATGCTACTGCGTTCTATGATGCAGGCAAAGTATGCACCTGATAATATCGGTCATTTTGGCTTAGCATATGATGAGTACAGTCACTTTACCTCACCGATTCGCCGCTATCCTGACTTAATGTTACACCGTGCTCTTAAAGCCAAAGTGACTAATAGTAAGCAGCCGGACATGGAGTTCTCTCTTGAAGGTGCTGGCACGCAAACGTCAGATACCGAGCGACGCGCTGAAAAAGCTTCACGCTATGTAGAATCATGGCTCAAATGTCATTACATGAAAGACCATGTTGGCGAGGAGTTCGATGGTGTGGTCACAACTGTGACTAACTTTGGTCTATTTGTAACATTAAAAGACCTCTATATTGATGGTCTAGTGCATATCTCTAACGTTGGCGATGACTTCTTTGTTTATGACGAAAGGCAACAACAGCTGGTCGGTAAAGACAAAGGCACATTATTTGGGCTTGGTGACTCTGTACGAGTTAAAGTCGCTGGTGTTAATATGGACCTGCTACAGATTGACTTTGATTTGAAGGCTAAGCTGCAATCTAGTGAGATGAACCAAACCGAAGCTAGCCCAGCTAAGAAAAAACGTCGCCGTAGTGGTAGTAACAGCAACGGTAATAGCAAAAAAGACTAA
- a CDS encoding NADH:ubiquinone reductase (Na(+)-transporting) subunit D — MADTKSILVSPIFDNNPIGLQILGICSALAVTTTVVNALVMSVALTLVTAFSSFFISIIRKQIPSSIRIIVQMTIIASLVILVDQVLKAVAYDVSKGLSVFIGLIITNCIVMGRAEAFAMSNPPVPSFLDGIGNGLGYSAVLLFVATIREILGSGSWFGITLLQPATDGGWYVPNGLLLLPPSAFFIIAMFIVIVRIWKPEQVEEAEFVMKPQSKGMAHGGGH, encoded by the coding sequence GTGGCTGATACAAAAAGTATTTTAGTTTCACCTATTTTTGATAACAACCCTATTGGCTTGCAAATATTAGGTATTTGTTCGGCATTGGCGGTGACCACTACCGTAGTTAATGCGTTGGTCATGAGTGTGGCGTTGACCTTGGTAACCGCATTTTCGAGCTTCTTTATCTCGATTATTCGTAAACAAATTCCATCAAGCATCCGTATTATTGTGCAGATGACTATTATTGCCTCTTTGGTTATCTTAGTCGACCAGGTATTAAAAGCGGTGGCTTATGATGTGAGTAAAGGACTGTCAGTATTCATAGGTCTGATCATCACTAACTGTATCGTGATGGGCCGTGCAGAAGCCTTTGCTATGAGCAATCCACCAGTACCCAGCTTTTTAGATGGTATTGGTAACGGTCTTGGCTACTCTGCAGTCCTATTATTTGTGGCCACTATTCGCGAAATATTAGGCTCAGGCAGCTGGTTTGGTATCACCCTATTACAACCAGCTACTGATGGTGGCTGGTATGTACCAAATGGTCTATTACTGTTGCCACCTTCAGCGTTCTTTATTATTGCGATGTTTATTGTCATCGTGCGCATTTGGAAACCAGAACAGGTTGAAGAGGCTGAATTTGTAATGAAGCCGCAGTCTAAAGGCATGGCACATGGAGGGGGTCACTAA
- a CDS encoding Na(+)-translocating NADH-quinone reductase subunit A — MITIKKGLDLPITGEPSREITEHRPAHVALVGCDYVGMKPTMNVKEGDIVAKGQPVFEDKKRVGVISTAPAAGKIVAIKRGERRVFESLVIQVDPNGEEIDFQRYDSQQLADLDSEIVETQLLASGEWTAFRTRPFSRSPDIGARPHAIFVTAMDTNPLAFDPILLINEQIEAFNDGLAVLSTLSPKTFVCHHGDAQLTPVPKTATNNVTEYHSFSGKHPAGLAGTHIHFLHPLNRGVTVWTIGYQDIIAIGKLFTTGHLYTRRLLSLAGPAVKNPHLIATERGADITALTKGQLLEGENRIISGSVLSGRQVFDNSSYLGRFHDQISVLSEGHERPSFHFLRAGKNRFSKLPIYISHFFSNKKYDFTTTTNGSPRAMVPIGVYEKIMPQDYLPTQLLRALIIEDIITAVDLGVLELDEEDLALCTFVSPGKYEYSDILRDNLTRIELEG, encoded by the coding sequence ATGATTACCATCAAAAAAGGTTTGGATTTGCCTATCACTGGCGAGCCCTCCCGCGAGATAACTGAGCACAGACCCGCACATGTGGCACTCGTTGGCTGCGATTACGTGGGAATGAAGCCCACGATGAACGTCAAAGAAGGTGACATCGTAGCCAAAGGTCAGCCCGTTTTTGAAGACAAAAAACGAGTGGGTGTTATCTCTACTGCTCCTGCTGCTGGCAAAATCGTTGCTATCAAACGTGGCGAACGTCGTGTGTTCGAAAGTCTGGTGATTCAGGTTGATCCAAACGGTGAAGAAATAGATTTTCAGCGCTATGACTCACAGCAACTTGCTGACTTAGACTCTGAAATCGTTGAAACCCAACTGCTTGCCTCTGGTGAGTGGACCGCATTTCGCACGCGTCCCTTTAGCCGCTCCCCTGATATCGGTGCCCGTCCGCACGCTATCTTTGTCACTGCTATGGATACCAATCCATTAGCGTTTGACCCTATACTGCTAATCAATGAGCAGATAGAAGCGTTCAATGACGGCTTAGCCGTACTATCAACCTTAAGTCCAAAGACCTTTGTTTGCCACCATGGTGATGCCCAGCTGACGCCAGTACCGAAGACGGCTACTAATAATGTCACTGAATATCATAGCTTTTCTGGTAAGCATCCGGCAGGTCTTGCGGGCACGCATATTCACTTTTTGCATCCCCTTAATCGCGGCGTGACCGTATGGACAATTGGTTATCAGGATATAATTGCTATTGGTAAATTGTTTACCACGGGTCATTTATATACGCGCCGCCTACTAAGTTTGGCAGGCCCTGCGGTCAAGAACCCACATCTGATTGCCACTGAGCGCGGTGCTGACATTACAGCTTTGACCAAAGGTCAGTTACTCGAAGGCGAGAACCGTATCATTTCAGGTTCGGTACTGTCGGGCCGTCAAGTATTTGACAACAGCTCCTATCTTGGCCGTTTTCATGATCAAATCAGTGTGTTGTCTGAAGGACATGAACGTCCCTCATTTCATTTCTTAAGAGCCGGTAAAAACCGTTTCTCTAAACTGCCTATTTATATCTCCCATTTCTTTAGTAATAAAAAGTATGACTTTACTACGACTACTAATGGCTCACCGCGCGCTATGGTACCGATTGGGGTTTATGAAAAGATTATGCCGCAAGATTATCTACCAACGCAGCTTTTGCGTGCACTAATTATCGAAGACATTATCACCGCGGTTGACTTAGGTGTCCTTGAACTGGACGAAGAAGATTTAGCCTTGTGTACCTTCGTTTCTCCTGGCAAATATGAATACAGTGATATTTTGCGTGATAACTTAACGCGTATCGAACTGGAGGGCTAA
- the infC gene encoding translation initiation factor IF-3, whose protein sequence is MNINEDISVKEVRLVKEDGEQMGVVDIDTAMKAAREDNLDLVELVPDAKPPVCKIMDYKHFLYDQKQKAKEAKKNQKQTQLKEMKLRPSTEEADYQVKLKKIVSFLVDQDKVKISIRFRGREMAHQDIGRKQLDRIIEDTADISNVEQYPKMEGRQMGMLLGPTKKK, encoded by the coding sequence TTGAACATCAACGAAGATATTAGCGTCAAAGAAGTCCGTCTGGTTAAAGAAGATGGCGAACAAATGGGCGTGGTCGATATCGATACCGCGATGAAAGCGGCCCGTGAAGACAATCTAGATTTGGTCGAGTTAGTCCCTGATGCCAAGCCACCAGTATGCAAAATCATGGATTATAAACATTTCCTCTATGATCAAAAGCAAAAGGCTAAAGAAGCTAAAAAGAACCAAAAGCAAACTCAGCTCAAAGAGATGAAACTGCGTCCTAGTACTGAAGAAGCCGATTATCAGGTCAAACTGAAAAAGATCGTCAGTTTCTTAGTAGACCAGGACAAAGTTAAAATTAGCATCCGCTTCCGTGGTCGTGAGATGGCACATCAAGATATCGGTCGTAAGCAGCTCGATCGCATCATTGAAGACACCGCTGATATCTCAAACGTCGAACAATACCCAAAAATGGAAGGTCGACAAATGGGTATGCTACTAGGACCTACGAAGAAAAAATAG